The Saprospiraceae bacterium genome includes a window with the following:
- the rocD gene encoding ornithine--oxo-acid transaminase, with product MATVTSNTSVKTQSYIDRELRFGAHNYHPVPVVIERGEGVYVWDVDGKQYLDFLSAYSAVNQGHCHPRIVNVMIEQAQKLTLTSRAFHNNLLGECEEFMAGLFGFDKVLMMNSGVEGVETAMKLARKWAYKVKGVEKDKARLLFAKNNFHGRTLSVVSASTDTGARQGFSPFTPNIDTIAFNDLNALEDAFKSSPDYAAFIVEPIQGEAGVIVPDDNYLKEVALMCRKYNVLFIADEIQTGMGRTGRLLATCGDCHCPTGKCHQSQSVKPDIVILGKALSGGVMPVSAVLANDEVMLTIKPGEHGSTFGGNPLASAVAMEALKVIIDEKLPENADRMGKLFREGLELIASGNRLVTAVRGRGLLNAIVIDSEEDSYLAWNICMEFKDNGLLAKPTHGNKIRLAPPLVINETQINVALTIIEKSLHSFL from the coding sequence ATGGCCACTGTTACATCCAATACATCAGTAAAAACACAATCTTACATAGATAGAGAACTCAGGTTTGGAGCTCACAATTACCATCCTGTACCGGTCGTAATAGAAAGAGGTGAAGGTGTTTATGTCTGGGATGTAGATGGTAAGCAGTATCTTGACTTTTTATCTGCCTATTCGGCCGTAAATCAAGGTCATTGTCATCCAAGGATTGTTAATGTGATGATTGAACAAGCTCAAAAGCTGACACTTACTTCGAGGGCTTTTCACAACAATCTTTTGGGTGAGTGTGAAGAATTTATGGCTGGATTATTTGGATTTGATAAAGTTCTGATGATGAATTCCGGTGTGGAAGGTGTAGAAACGGCCATGAAACTAGCCAGAAAATGGGCCTATAAAGTGAAAGGTGTTGAAAAAGACAAAGCCAGACTTTTATTTGCAAAAAATAATTTTCATGGCAGGACGCTTTCAGTGGTATCAGCTTCTACCGATACAGGTGCGAGACAGGGTTTTAGCCCTTTTACTCCAAATATCGATACTATTGCCTTTAATGATTTAAATGCACTCGAAGATGCATTTAAAAGTTCTCCGGATTATGCTGCTTTTATTGTAGAACCCATTCAGGGTGAAGCCGGTGTGATTGTACCTGATGACAATTATCTTAAAGAAGTAGCCCTGATGTGCCGAAAATACAATGTTTTATTTATAGCCGATGAAATACAAACTGGTATGGGAAGGACCGGAAGGCTACTGGCAACTTGCGGTGACTGTCATTGTCCAACAGGGAAATGCCACCAAAGTCAAAGTGTCAAACCCGACATCGTTATACTGGGCAAAGCACTATCAGGAGGTGTCATGCCTGTATCTGCAGTACTTGCCAATGATGAAGTGATGCTTACTATCAAACCCGGGGAGCATGGTTCCACTTTCGGAGGAAACCCGCTGGCAAGCGCTGTCGCTATGGAAGCTTTGAAAGTGATAATAGATGAAAAACTACCTGAAAATGCGGATAGAATGGGCAAGTTGTTCAGGGAAGGACTTGAACTGATCGCTTCCGGTAACCGGTTAGTAACCGCTGTAAGAGGCCGTGGATTGCTCAATGCCATTGTGATAGATTCTGAAGAAGACTCATATCTGGCCTGGAATATTTGTATGGAATTTAAAGATAACGGACTCTTAGCAAAACCTACGCATGGTAATAAAATCAGACTCGCTCCTCCATTGGTAATAAACGAAACACAGATAAATGTTGCATTAACAATTATAGAAAAATCATTGCATTCTTTTCTGTAA
- a CDS encoding Lrp/AsnC family transcriptional regulator, which produces MTQFADQYDLEILTRLEQDGRIPFSTIATEMGISNTMVHQRIAKMMDLGILKGVKPVLDEKKLGFDWASFTGITLDKDHNSERIIESLKSIPEVTECYYVTGAFTLFVRISAKNHEHMRKILYEKIDNIQGVSKTDSFMELGCAFRRNIGLNI; this is translated from the coding sequence ATGACACAATTTGCTGATCAATATGATTTGGAAATTTTAACCCGTCTAGAGCAGGATGGCAGGATTCCATTTTCAACTATTGCCACAGAGATGGGTATATCCAACACAATGGTGCATCAGAGGATTGCTAAAATGATGGATCTGGGGATTCTTAAGGGAGTGAAGCCAGTGTTGGATGAAAAAAAACTTGGCTTTGACTGGGCATCTTTCACAGGTATTACCTTGGATAAAGACCACAATTCTGAGAGAATTATTGAATCTCTAAAATCAATACCTGAAGTAACTGAGTGCTACTATGTCACCGGTGCATTTACACTCTTTGTGAGAATAAGTGCAAAAAACCATGAACACATGAGAAAAATTTTATACGAAAAAATTGATAATATACAGGGAGTATCAAAAACTGACTCTTTTATGGAGCTGGGATGCGCATTTAGAAGAAATATCGGTCTTAATATATAA